Proteins encoded within one genomic window of Anastrepha ludens isolate Willacy chromosome 4, idAnaLude1.1, whole genome shotgun sequence:
- the LOC128860633 gene encoding uncharacterized protein LOC128860633, which translates to MDDFKLIREVHKRPFFYTKCQAGYRNSKLRNKGWTEIGAILKSSGDECCSRWRVIRDRYVKLIAKKTANKKLTDIESNWELYPHLGFLRAHIQSRTHKTKLKKSESNEETEDSLMSMPDMDCENTLPIEIATVESLHQTRARIPEASTQLSEIQESLSTFMKNVEELLKQRHTTPAEANKNEAFYRMVGAKLAELPEEEQEETKLYIISHVFERVKVYKQQMKCTQKIGKT; encoded by the exons ATGGATGATTTCAAATTGATACGCGAAGTACATAAGCgcccatttttttatacaaaatgtcAAGCGGGCTatcggaattccaagcttcgcAACAAGGGCTGGACAGAGATCGGCGCTATTTTGAAATCCTCTG GAGACGAATGCTGCTCACGCTGGCGTGTAATTAGAGATCGTTATGTCAAATTGATTGCcaaaaaaactgcaaacaaaaaacTGACCGATATTGAAAGTAATTGGGAGCTTTACCCACACCTGGGTTTTCTGAGAGCCCACATTCAATCCAGAAC ACATAAAACTAAGCTTAAAAAATCTGAGTCTAACGAAGAAACTGAAGATTCTCTCATGTCAATGCCTGACATGGATTGCGAGAATACTTTACCCATTGAAATCGCCACAGTTGAATCCTTGCATCAAACACGAGCACGCATCCCTGAAGCATCTACACAACTTAGTGAAATACAAGAAAGCCTCTcaacttttatgaaaaatgtagAAGAACTTCTGAAACAACGCCATACAACTCCAGCTGAAGCTAATAAAAATGAGGCTTTCTATCGAATGGTGGGCGCGAAGCTGGCTGAACTGCCGGAGGAAGAGCAGGAAGAGACGAAATTGTACattatttcacatgtattcgaAAGGGTTAAAGTGTATAAACAGCAAATGAAATGTACGCAAAAAATCGGAAAAACCTGA